The Pelagibacterium halotolerans B2 genome has a segment encoding these proteins:
- a CDS encoding heavy metal translocating P-type ATPase, translating to MNAPVSRQSATLIFPVEGMSCASCVKRVETAAAKLPGVVQAHANFANETLVISPAPDFDAAALRAAITDAGYELPVETLEIGIEGMSCASCVKRVEDALVAAPGIVSVSVNLATERATLDVVGGEAGLAAAEAAITGAGYTPHRLSDQHTQTREQAKADEIGALQRDVVISAILTLPLFVLEMGSHFYTPFHQWLMQTVPTGWLYPAYFILASAVLFGPGRRFFVKGVPALFRRTPDMNSLVALGAGAAYLYSSVVTFAPHLLPDTARNIYFEAAAVIVTLILVGRLLEARAKGRTSDAIKRLVGLQAKSARVLRGGETIEIALDDVNVGDIVIIRPGEKIPVDGTVTEGSSFVDEAMISGEPVPVAKAEGDAVIGGTINTTGSFRFEVTKIGGDTMLAQIIRLVEQAQGSKLPIQALVDQVTAWFVPAVMVIAALTFIVWAVFGPDPAYTFALVNAVAVLIIACPCAMGLATPTSIMVGTGRAAELGVLFRKGEALQLLQSVGIVAFDKTGTLTKGAPELTDMIVADGFEDGEVLSLIAAVEANSEHPIGQAIVAAARDRDLVLPEIAGFDSVPGFGVVADVSGHRVEVGADRYMERLGIDIAAFTPDIERLGHQGKSPLFAAIDGRLAAIVAVADPIKPTSAETIAHLHALGLQVAMITGDNTHTARAIADQLGIDHVVAEVLPEGKVAAIEKLKADGRKLAFVGDGINDAPALAAADVGIAIGTGTDVAIESAGVVLVGGDVRAAVQAIAISRATMANIRQNLGWAFGYNALLIPVAAGVLFPAFGILLSPMLAAGAMALSSVCVVTNALRLRAYRSPLTVENRSPTP from the coding sequence ATGAACGCCCCAGTTTCACGCCAATCGGCCACGTTGATTTTTCCCGTCGAGGGGATGAGCTGCGCGTCCTGCGTCAAGCGCGTTGAAACGGCAGCCGCAAAATTGCCGGGCGTCGTCCAAGCGCATGCCAATTTTGCCAATGAAACACTGGTCATCAGTCCGGCACCCGACTTCGATGCCGCTGCCTTGCGTGCGGCCATCACGGACGCAGGCTACGAACTGCCGGTTGAAACGCTGGAAATCGGCATTGAGGGCATGAGTTGCGCCTCTTGCGTCAAGCGAGTCGAGGACGCGCTGGTGGCTGCGCCCGGAATCGTCTCGGTATCGGTCAATCTGGCGACCGAAAGGGCAACGCTCGATGTCGTGGGCGGCGAGGCCGGTCTTGCCGCGGCGGAAGCGGCGATCACGGGGGCCGGCTACACGCCTCATCGCCTCTCCGATCAGCACACCCAAACCCGCGAACAGGCAAAGGCCGATGAAATCGGCGCGCTGCAGCGCGACGTCGTCATTTCCGCAATCCTCACCCTTCCATTGTTCGTTCTGGAGATGGGCAGTCATTTTTATACGCCTTTCCATCAATGGCTGATGCAAACAGTGCCCACAGGGTGGCTCTATCCGGCCTATTTCATCCTGGCCAGCGCTGTGCTGTTCGGCCCGGGCCGCCGGTTTTTTGTCAAAGGTGTTCCGGCGCTTTTCCGGCGCACTCCCGACATGAATTCGCTCGTGGCCCTCGGGGCTGGCGCGGCATATCTCTATTCGAGCGTCGTGACCTTCGCCCCGCACCTCCTGCCCGATACGGCGCGCAACATCTATTTCGAAGCAGCGGCGGTCATCGTTACGCTCATTCTGGTTGGCCGCCTGCTCGAAGCCCGCGCCAAGGGGCGCACCAGTGACGCCATAAAGCGGCTGGTTGGCCTGCAGGCCAAATCGGCCCGCGTGCTGCGTGGCGGTGAGACCATCGAAATCGCGCTTGATGACGTCAATGTCGGCGATATCGTCATCATCCGGCCCGGCGAGAAAATCCCGGTCGACGGGACGGTGACCGAGGGATCCTCCTTTGTCGACGAGGCGATGATTTCGGGCGAGCCGGTGCCGGTCGCCAAGGCCGAGGGTGACGCCGTGATCGGCGGCACGATCAACACCACCGGCAGCTTCCGGTTCGAAGTCACCAAAATCGGCGGCGATACGATGCTCGCCCAGATCATAAGGCTGGTCGAACAGGCACAGGGCTCCAAATTGCCCATTCAGGCGCTGGTGGATCAGGTGACCGCATGGTTCGTGCCAGCCGTCATGGTCATCGCGGCGCTGACCTTCATCGTCTGGGCCGTTTTCGGTCCCGATCCGGCTTATACCTTCGCGCTGGTCAATGCCGTCGCGGTGCTGATCATCGCCTGCCCCTGCGCTATGGGGCTGGCCACCCCGACATCGATCATGGTCGGGACGGGAAGGGCGGCAGAGCTGGGGGTTTTGTTCCGCAAGGGCGAGGCGCTGCAGCTTCTCCAGTCCGTCGGCATCGTCGCCTTCGACAAGACCGGGACACTGACCAAAGGCGCTCCCGAACTGACCGATATGATCGTGGCCGACGGGTTCGAGGACGGCGAGGTGCTTTCGCTGATTGCGGCGGTTGAGGCCAACTCCGAGCATCCGATCGGCCAGGCTATCGTTGCGGCGGCCCGTGACCGGGACTTGGTCCTGCCCGAGATTGCGGGTTTCGACTCGGTACCCGGCTTCGGCGTCGTTGCCGACGTTTCAGGACACCGTGTCGAGGTCGGCGCGGATCGCTACATGGAGCGTCTCGGTATCGATATCGCCGCGTTTACGCCCGACATCGAGAGACTGGGCCATCAAGGCAAAAGCCCGCTTTTCGCCGCTATCGATGGAAGACTGGCCGCGATTGTCGCGGTGGCCGATCCCATCAAGCCCACAAGCGCCGAAACCATTGCCCATCTGCACGCGCTGGGTCTTCAGGTCGCAATGATAACCGGGGACAATACGCACACGGCACGCGCCATCGCGGACCAGCTCGGCATCGATCATGTGGTGGCCGAAGTGCTGCCCGAAGGCAAGGTCGCGGCCATCGAAAAGCTCAAGGCAGATGGCCGAAAGCTCGCCTTCGTCGGCGACGGTATCAACGACGCGCCCGCACTGGCGGCTGCCGATGTCGGTATCGCCATCGGCACGGGCACCGATGTGGCCATCGAAAGCGCCGGCGTGGTGCTGGTGGGCGGCGACGTGCGCGCGGCGGTGCAAGCCATCGCCATTTCGCGGGCCACCATGGCCAATATCCGGCAAAATCTCGGCTGGGCCTTCGGCTATAATGCGCTGCTGATCCCGGTTGCCGCCGGCGTGCTTTTTCCCGCGTTTGGCATTCTGCTCTCGCCCATGCTTGCCGCGGGCGCCATGGCACTCTCGAGCGTCTGCGTCGTCACCAACGCCCTGCGCCTGCGAGCCTATCGTTCCCCGCTGACCGTTGAAAACAGGAGCCCAACGCCATGA
- the cueR gene encoding Cu(I)-responsive transcriptional regulator — MNIGQAAKASGVTAKMIRYYESIDLITPADRTESNYRVYGTDDIHTLRFIKRARKLGFSMDETAALLGLWQDKSRASADVRAIATNHIADLERKITELQEMAGTLKHLVHCCSGDDRPDCPILGQLAGA, encoded by the coding sequence ATGAACATCGGACAAGCTGCAAAGGCGTCGGGCGTGACGGCCAAGATGATCCGCTATTACGAATCCATCGACCTCATCACTCCGGCCGACCGGACCGAAAGCAATTACCGCGTCTATGGCACCGACGATATTCACACGCTGCGCTTCATCAAGCGGGCCCGCAAGCTGGGCTTTTCCATGGATGAAACCGCGGCGCTTCTGGGCCTCTGGCAGGACAAGTCCCGCGCCAGCGCCGACGTCAGGGCCATCGCCACCAACCACATCGCCGACCTTGAGCGCAAGATCACCGAGCTCCAGGAAATGGCGGGCACCCTCAAGCACCTCGTCCATTGCTGCTCGGGCGACGACCGGCCCGACTGTCCTATCCTCGGCCAGCTCGCCGGGGCCTGA